The following proteins come from a genomic window of Metarhizium brunneum chromosome 2, complete sequence:
- the mcm10 gene encoding DNA replication licensing factor mcm10, with protein MAPGAADPEPQWPPRSPHEALLSTPGGRQRYREMMNRTSPSPSPMRSARALAAITSSPGAGLGIQSSGGDDEDDDEDEETLQLKLQEIQAKLKLKRLQNARAREKAASHRDGEADAQSDPVLPSPNRRARARTPGADENVRPASQNQVTVPASPVRKLQFLQQQTSPSRVFLGIDKGLKAKDVSLKRAPSQKGNKPGTSSQTGGYLNRSRSVHSSALSPETARPLSFNERLASARTEEAARAERIDRIQRARTNAFSIGQDEMEQFKKSAVEIPDEPLPPPTFTREDILSQHAPAASKLPRSKTAPSLHQPRPDSHNSNLSSSTLGPSATDESSGTDEASFEVYSCFHLSKRILPHTVVTRHVSKKKILNIKDLLRDVKSPDYALPDVEQDIVVFAVVARKSEPRAHKPTANQKQEDRGKYLVMTLTDLDFELDLFLFNSGFTRFWKLTEGTVVAILNPNIMPPPPGRQDTGRFSLVINSDEDTILEIGSARDLGFCQSVKKDGDLCGAWVNKKKTHFCEFHSNEAIRKQRSSRVEVNSSGFGGWEKRSKFGFGQKKDEKKKGSSNYDWETRTQWFAARSLSAADLIDGKDRGAADRKEKAESVKRSLEAKEKEREMMKKLGKIGNAAGREYMERAGLKGTAGQSPATTNQTNGSVPEQEAQSTKRDALSLGLTSKDRTIHLSPIKRKRPDSSQASSVVGSTNSSSTAAAFGWGSNLRNKLSKMKEGEKLHKGGDPPPVRKKTRFVTEKGIREAGRESLGMDFSERQISLDDDDDELIIV; from the exons ATGGCACCGG GTGCTGCAGATCCCGAGCCGCAATGGCCGCCTCGATCTCCTCACGAAGCCCTATTAAGCACACCTGGTGGACGTCAACGATATCGCGAGATGATGAACCGAACGTCACCGTCACCTTCGCCCATGAGAAGTGCTCGAGCATTGGCGGCTATTACTTCATCACCCGGCGCTGGTCTGGGTATTCAATCATCCGGAggggacgacgaagacgacgacgaagacgaggagacATTGCAGCTGAAGCTTCAAGAGATACAAGCAAAGTTGAAACTGAAAAGACTTCAAAATGCAAGGGCTAGGGAAAAAGCCGCCTCGCACAGAGACGGTGAAGCAGACGCTCAGTCAGACCCCGTTTTGCCCAGCCCAAATCGTCGTGCTCGCGCGCGCACACCAGGCGCGGATGAGAATGTACGACCGGCTTCCCAAAACCAGGTCACAGTGCCTGCATCACCTGTTCGAAAACTCCAATTCCTGCAACAACAAACGTCGCCAAGTAGGGTATTCTTGGGCATTGATAAGGGCTTGAAAGCCAAAGATGTCTCTCTCAAGCGCGCCCCGAGCCAGAAAGGAAACAAGCCGGGCACATCGTCTCAGACTGGAGGATACTTGAATCGATCCAGATCAGTGCACTCTTCTGCTCTATCACCAGAGACTGCGAGACCATTGAGCTTCAATGAGAGACTGGCCTCAGCACGGACGGAGGAGGCTGCTAGAGCGGAAAGGATTGATAGAATACAAAGAGCGCGCACCAATGCATTTAGCATTGGACAGGATGAGATGGAACAGTTCAAGAAGAGCGCAGTCGAGATTCCAGACGAACCGTTGCCTCCGCCGACATTTACTCGTGAAGATATCTTGTCACAACATGCCCCGGCAGCTTCAAAGTTACCTCGAAGCAAGACTGCGCCAAGTCTTCACCAACCACGGCCAGATTCTCATAATTCAAATTTATCATCTTCAACTTTGGGGCCAAGCGCTACTGATGAGTCGTCAGGGACAGACGAAGCGTCCTTTGAGGTCTATTCCTGTTTCCATCTCTCAAAACGGATACTACCACACACTGTCGTTACCCGACATGTTTCCAAGAAGAAAATACTCAACATCAAGGACCTTTTAAGAGATGTAAAATCACCCGATTACGCTTTACCGGATGTGGAACAAGATATTGTGGTATTTGCTGTTGTGGCCCGCAAATCGGAGCCACGAGCGCATAAGCCCACTGCAAATCAAAAACAAGAAGATCGAGGCAAATACCTCGTCATGACACTGACAGATTTAGATTTTGAGCTGGATCTCTTTCTATTCAATTCTGGGTTTACACGGTTCTGGAAACTAACCGAAGGTACTGTCGTTGCCATCCTTAACCCGAACATTATGCCTCCGCCGCCAGGGCGGCAAGACACTGGTCGTTTCAGTCTGGTCATCAACTCGGACGAAGACACGATATTAGAGATTGGCTCTGCTCGTGACTTGGGTTTCTGTCAGTCCGTGAAAAAGGACGGCGATCTCTGCGGCGCATGGGTGAATAAGAAGAAGACACATTTTTGTGAATTTCACTCCAACGAAGCCATTCGAAAGCAACGATCGTCGCGAGTAGAGGTCAACTCCAGTGGTTTTGGGGGGTGGGAGAAGCGGAGCAAATTTGGCTTTGGAcagaagaaggacgagaagaaaaaaggttCAAGCAACTACGACTGGGAGACCAGGACGCAGTGGTTTGCCGCGCGATCTCTTAGTGCAGCAGATCTGATTGATGGCAAAGACCGCGGTGCAGCCGACCGGAAAGAGAAAGCCGAGTCGGTCAAAAGGAGCCTGGAagcaaaggaaaaggagcgcgagatgatgaagaagttgGGCAAAATAGGCAACGCCGCAGGACGAGAATACATGGAGCGAGCCGGGCTCAAAGGAACCGCTGGCCAGAGCCCTGCGACGACAAACCAGACCAACGGATCCGTTCCAGAGCAGGAGGCTCAGTCTACGAAACGTGATGCCCTATCCTTGGGCCTAACCAGCAAAGACCGGACGATTCATCTCAGCCCCATCAAGCGCAAACGACCGGATAGCTCGCAAGCGAGTTCTGTCGTGGGCAGCACAAACTCATCCTCAACAGCCGCCGCATTCGGCTGGGGCTCCAACCTCCGAAACAAATTGTCAAAAATGAAGGAAGGCGAGAAACTTCACAAAGGGGGGGATCCTCCGCCAGTGCGTAAAAAGACACGTTTTGTTACGGAGAAGGGCATCCGAGAAGCGGGCAGGGAGAGTTTGGGTATGGATTTCTCAGAGAGACAGATTTCtctcgatgatgatgacgatgaattgATTATTGTATAA
- the rnh202 gene encoding Ribonuclease H2 subunit B, translating to MPRTRSTKPAASESTDTPAATLASKYTLTPRDGSSPGIFILPKTATPEARIVTLPHPRNGKPSRYLICPKTGIHEFTKISAPQSAPRSWLIETRADSGDDDTDSKEADPHVDIVSSSDMFVATTIDALFLVLPSLVDATVQKGSDEKKRLFLSSDDHFDKLPEESSHLSEILQWEATRALIESRMEIICDTVEAGDEKMFRLSEKKLVATILEKAKRMSDGGLPATLEEKFVKRALEAPILLHRSTLAAKVSENQAAAEVATESEVSTPVTDSAQSQSTTVTTDSNSSFVSQPSTAATSFVEDGQAEDAAMTAIQASAEVTALQRLRVAFDFICSRYVPTATAEQLKLHLSQQDMCSVDFSPLDKYRSKLAELRAEAVAATSTADYSRKRMGDEEEDALRQEKKRKLEEEKKRKANESRGVRELKKVNTSGMMKLSHFFKAK from the coding sequence ATGCCGCGAACGAGGTCTACCAAACCAGCCGCGAGCGAGTCGACGGACACTCCAGCAGCCACTCTTGCCTCCAAATACACGCTCACTCCCAGAGATGGCTCGTCACCGGGCATATTCATCTTACCAAAGACTGCAACTCCAGAAGCACGCATAGTCACATTGCCCCATCCGCGAAATGGCAAACCATCTCGGTATCTCATCTGTCCCAAGACCGGCATCCACGAATTCACAAAGATTTCAGCCCCCCAGTCGGCACCCCGAAGCTGGCTAATCGAGACCAGAGCCGATTCGGGCGATGACGATACAGACAGCAAGGAAGCAGACCCGCATGTCGACATAGTATCTTCCTCCGACATGTTTGTCGCAACTACGATAGATGCACTCTTCCTGGTTTTACCGTCATTGGTTGATGCCACGGTGCAAAAGGGCTCagatgagaagaagaggctctTTTTGTCAAGTGACGACCACTTCGACAAACTCCCCGAGGAAAGCTCCCACTTGTCCGAAATTTTACAATGGGAAGCGACCAGAGCGCTTATTGAGTCAAGAATGGAGATCATTTGTGACACGGTAGAGGCCGGTGACGAGAAGATGTTCCGACTCAGCGAGAAGAAACTCGTTGCTACGATCcttgaaaaggccaagaggaTGAGCGATGGAGGTCTGCCGGCTACTTTGGAAGAGAAGTTCGTCAAGAGGGCATTAGAGGCACCGATTCTGTTACATCGCAGCACCTTGGCAGCTAAAGTTTCCGAAAATCAAGCGGCCGCCGAGGTTGCAACAGAATCCGAGGTTTCTACCCCTGTTACCGATTCCGCTCAGTCTCAATCAACGACTGTCACGACCGACTCAAATTCATCGTTCGTGTCGCAACCTTCCACTGCGGCAACATCATTTGTTGAGGATGGCCAAGCCGAAGACGCCGCCATGACTGCCATCCAAGCATCTGCGGAAGTCACTGCGCTGCAGAGACTCCGCGTCGCCTTTGATTTTATTTGCTCCCGATATGTCCCCACCGCTACTGCAGAACAACTAAAGCTCCATCTGTCCCAACAAGACATGTGCTCAGTCGACTTCTCACCGCTGGACAAGTACCGATCTAAATTGGCCGAGCTGCGTGCTGAAGCCGTTGCCGCAACTTCAACGGCTGACTATTCGAGGAAGCGAATGggggacgaagaggaagatgcaCTTCGTCAGGAGAAGAAGCGAAAACtggaagaggagaagaagcgtAAAGCTAATGAGAGCCGTGGCGTTAGAGAGCTCAAGAAGGTCAACACGAGTGGGATGATGAAGCTCAGTCATTTTTTTAAAGCAAAATAA
- the duo1 gene encoding DASH complex subunit duo1 — translation MADDTEYTESDIWASPSHDAPLAARPKTPKTPKTPKTPTGPPASETVSRDDLLRRELEGVRSVNEGIEGLLGTLNRAGGNMQVVAKTVANASTLLNTWTRILSQTEHNQRLILHPGWKGVTQDLAEQEAEALEKQRAAERKAAEEEQRREELRRRREEEETARRLAPSTSREVARREAVCPNHLHQAHQEVAELQG, via the exons ATGGCGGACGACACCGAATACACCGAGTCTGATATCTGGGCATCGCCCTCCCACGATGCTCCGCTAGCTGCTCGTCCAAAAACCCCCAAAACCCCAAAGACACCCAAAACCCCGACGGGTCCCCCTGCATCAGAGACTGTGAGCCGGGATGATCTATTGCGCAGAGAGTTGGAGGGTGTCAGAAGTGTCAATGAAGGCATTGAAGGCCTGTTAGGCACGCTGAATCGAGCGGGTGGCAATATGCAG GTTGTTGCCAAGACTGTCGCCAATGCGTCAACTTTATTGAACACGTGGACGAGAATACTATCGCAGACCGAACACAACCAGCGCCTAATCCTTCACCCCGGATGGAAAGGCGTGACCCAGGACTTGGCTGAACAAGAGGCCGAAGCGTTAGAAAAGCAGCGCGCTGCCGAGCGCAAGGctgcagaagaagagcaaagacGAGAGGAATTGCGCCGACgaagagaagaggaagagactGCTAGAAGGCTAGCTCCCTCGACTTCTAGAG AAGTGGCACGACGGGAGGCCGTCTGCCCGAACCACCTACATcaagctcatcaagaagTCGCGGAACTTCAGGGATAG